The following proteins are co-located in the Diaphorobacter sp. HDW4B genome:
- the fabF gene encoding beta-ketoacyl-ACP synthase II — protein MNKRVVITGMGLVSPLGCDVELAWQRMLAGESGVRTLPAEIGEGTGVAIAARVPDKNEDPQAGWDADSVVSTKEQRRMDRFIAFALGAAEQAIAHAQWKPEALHDQQRTATVIGSGVGGFGTISHAVRTTDAKGPQRLSPFTVPAFLVNLAAGHVSIKHGFKGPIGAPVTACAASVQAIGDAARLIRCGEADVVVCGGSEATIDRVSIGSFAAANALSTSFSDQPAKASRPFDAARDGFVMGEGAGMLVLESLEHALARGATPLAEVLGYGTSADAYHITSGPEDGSGAAQAMRLALAQAEVEPHEVQFLNAHATSTPVGDRGELAAIRQVFGAQPGGPVISAPKSAVGHMLGAAGAVATIFTTLALRDQKVPPILNLEQPDPLTEGLDLVRTSARPLAIDIALLNGFGFGGVNASLLLRTYSQSPRCRVEAQSG, from the coding sequence ATGAACAAGCGAGTGGTCATCACAGGCATGGGACTGGTGTCTCCGTTGGGCTGCGACGTGGAACTGGCGTGGCAGCGCATGCTCGCGGGTGAATCCGGCGTTCGCACGCTGCCCGCCGAGATCGGAGAAGGCACCGGCGTTGCGATTGCCGCGCGCGTGCCCGACAAGAACGAAGACCCGCAAGCAGGCTGGGACGCAGACTCCGTGGTCTCCACCAAGGAGCAGCGCCGCATGGACCGCTTCATCGCCTTCGCGCTCGGCGCTGCCGAGCAAGCCATTGCACATGCGCAGTGGAAGCCCGAAGCACTGCACGATCAGCAGCGCACCGCCACGGTGATCGGCTCGGGCGTGGGCGGCTTCGGCACGATTTCCCATGCCGTTCGCACCACCGACGCGAAGGGGCCGCAACGTCTGTCGCCATTCACGGTTCCGGCGTTTCTGGTGAATCTCGCGGCGGGGCATGTGTCGATCAAACATGGCTTCAAGGGACCGATCGGCGCGCCCGTCACCGCTTGTGCGGCGAGCGTTCAGGCCATCGGCGATGCGGCGCGGCTGATCCGCTGCGGCGAGGCGGACGTGGTGGTCTGCGGCGGCAGCGAGGCGACCATCGACCGCGTGAGCATCGGCAGTTTTGCCGCCGCCAATGCGCTGTCGACCAGCTTCAGCGACCAGCCCGCCAAGGCATCGCGCCCGTTCGATGCCGCGCGTGACGGCTTTGTGATGGGCGAAGGCGCGGGCATGCTGGTGCTCGAATCGCTGGAACATGCGCTGGCGCGCGGCGCCACACCGCTGGCCGAAGTGCTGGGCTACGGCACGTCAGCGGATGCCTACCACATCACCTCCGGGCCCGAGGACGGATCGGGCGCGGCGCAGGCCATGCGATTGGCGCTTGCGCAGGCCGAGGTAGAGCCGCATGAAGTGCAGTTTCTGAATGCGCACGCCACGTCCACACCGGTCGGTGATCGCGGCGAACTGGCGGCGATTCGTCAGGTCTTCGGTGCGCAGCCGGGCGGCCCGGTGATCAGCGCGCCCAAGTCTGCGGTCGGGCACATGCTGGGCGCGGCTGGGGCGGTGGCAACCATCTTCACCACACTCGCCTTGCGCGATCAGAAGGTACCGCCGATTCTCAATCTCGAACAGCCCGATCCGCTGACCGAAGGACTCGATCTGGTGCGAACCAGCGCAAGACCGCTGGCCATCGACATCGCCTTGCTCAACGGTTTCGGTTTTGGTGGCGTGAACGCTTCGCTGTTGCTCAGAACCTATTCACAATCTCCACGATGCCGCGTTGAGGCGCAATCGGGATGA
- a CDS encoding TetR/AcrR family transcriptional regulator produces the protein MKVTKAQSAENRAGIVEAAARLYREKGLGGVGVADITRNAGLTHGGLYRHFDSKDALAREACLRAFDWTITPLDKLEVEGGPHDPAARLHALVHGYLSAEHRDHPGDGCPAAALAVDAARAGPEMSEVFAQGVESNIQRFAHAIMSDGPHAPGAEERAQTIHVLASMVGGLVLARATAAGNPALSEEILATLREQLAPEPKPTSKQKPKPKPKSKSGARR, from the coding sequence ATGAAAGTCACCAAGGCCCAATCCGCAGAAAACCGTGCTGGCATCGTCGAGGCGGCTGCGCGCCTGTACCGAGAAAAAGGCCTCGGCGGCGTGGGCGTTGCGGACATCACGCGCAATGCTGGTTTGACCCACGGTGGCCTGTATCGCCATTTCGACTCCAAGGATGCTCTGGCTCGCGAGGCCTGCCTGCGCGCGTTCGACTGGACGATCACCCCGCTGGACAAGCTGGAAGTGGAGGGCGGCCCGCATGATCCCGCCGCCAGGCTGCATGCGCTGGTGCACGGCTATCTCTCGGCAGAGCACCGCGACCATCCGGGCGACGGCTGCCCCGCAGCGGCGTTGGCCGTTGATGCGGCGCGCGCGGGGCCGGAGATGTCCGAGGTGTTCGCGCAAGGCGTGGAGAGCAACATTCAGCGTTTTGCGCACGCCATCATGAGCGATGGGCCACATGCACCCGGTGCCGAGGAGCGCGCGCAAACCATTCACGTGCTCGCCAGCATGGTTGGCGGGCTGGTGCTTGCGCGTGCGACGGCGGCTGGCAATCCGGCGTTGTCGGAGGAGATTCTGGCGACGTTGCGCGAGCAGTTGGCACCAGAGCCCAAGCCGACATCAAAGCAGAAGCCCAAGCCAAAACCAAAGTCCAAGTCGGGCGCAAGGCGCTGA
- a CDS encoding LysR substrate-binding domain-containing protein yields the protein MDLKQLEYFVRVAELGSFTRASQVLDVAQPALSRQVRLLEVELRNNLLKRNGRGVTMTESGELLLKHGRAILHQVARAQEELASARGGLAGRVALGMPPSVARAYAVPLLREFRRRFPDAQLGISEGLTVAMQEALLQGRLDIAVLYNLRNADGLEAQPLMQEDLVLVRPNPSPHKASAKPLPPLPMAELATLPLVIPGRPNAIRMQIEASLAELGLTPKVAQEVDGVPAILELVAEGLGFAVLTRHAVSSSVKPAAFLVQEIGQPCMQVMSWIATSALRPITRTQQATLDLIEELVKG from the coding sequence ATGGACCTCAAGCAGTTGGAATACTTCGTGCGAGTGGCCGAACTGGGCAGTTTCACCCGTGCATCGCAGGTGCTGGACGTGGCCCAGCCCGCGCTGTCCCGCCAAGTGCGACTGCTGGAGGTGGAACTGCGCAACAACCTGCTCAAGCGCAACGGGCGCGGCGTGACCATGACCGAGTCGGGGGAGTTGCTGCTCAAGCATGGCCGCGCGATCCTGCACCAGGTGGCGCGCGCGCAAGAAGAACTGGCCAGCGCGCGCGGCGGTTTGGCTGGACGCGTGGCGCTCGGCATGCCGCCCAGCGTGGCGCGCGCCTATGCCGTGCCGCTGCTGCGCGAGTTCCGGCGACGCTTTCCGGACGCACAACTCGGCATTTCCGAAGGGCTGACGGTCGCCATGCAGGAAGCGCTTTTGCAGGGCCGACTCGATATCGCCGTGCTCTACAACCTGCGCAACGCAGATGGGCTGGAGGCCCAGCCGCTCATGCAGGAAGACCTGGTGCTGGTGCGCCCCAACCCCTCGCCCCACAAGGCATCCGCCAAGCCGCTCCCGCCCTTGCCGATGGCCGAATTGGCAACGCTCCCGCTGGTCATCCCCGGCCGACCGAACGCCATCCGCATGCAGATCGAAGCATCGCTGGCCGAACTCGGGCTCACGCCAAAGGTCGCGCAGGAAGTGGACGGCGTTCCCGCCATTCTGGAGCTGGTCGCGGAAGGTCTGGGCTTTGCCGTGCTGACGCGCCACGCCGTGAGCAGCTCGGTCAAGCCCGCTGCATTTCTCGTGCAGGAGATTGGTCAGCCCTGCATGCAAGTCATGTCATGGATCGCCACCAGCGCGCTGCGGCCCATCACCCGCACACAGCAGGCCACGCTGGATCTGATCGAGGAACTGGTGAAGGGCTGA
- a CDS encoding substrate-binding domain-containing protein, with protein MTSALRAISSMATRQLLGELLMAWRDAGGVAVDLESVGGVDAAKRVVAGNESFDLVFLASDVIERLIASGHADAKAKTDWALSEVAVAVRKGAAHPDLSSETSLREAVLSADSVGYSTGPSGTALMQLFTRWGIAEQIQSRLVQAPAGKPVGALVANGEVALGFQQLSELIHLDGIDVLHPLPDGTRVTTVFSGAVVRGSSQAQEATRLLAFLASPGTAFIKQQQGMQQPA; from the coding sequence ATGACTTCCGCACTGCGGGCAATCTCTTCGATGGCGACGCGCCAACTGCTGGGCGAACTGCTGATGGCATGGCGAGACGCCGGTGGCGTGGCTGTCGATCTGGAGTCGGTCGGCGGTGTCGATGCCGCCAAGCGGGTGGTCGCCGGAAATGAGTCTTTTGATCTGGTGTTTCTCGCGTCGGATGTGATCGAGCGGCTGATCGCTTCAGGTCATGCCGACGCAAAAGCGAAGACGGATTGGGCGTTGTCCGAGGTGGCGGTGGCGGTGCGCAAAGGTGCGGCGCATCCTGATCTGAGCAGTGAAACGAGTCTGCGCGAGGCCGTGCTTTCCGCCGATTCCGTGGGGTATTCGACCGGACCGAGCGGCACCGCGTTGATGCAGCTTTTCACGCGTTGGGGCATCGCCGAACAAATCCAGTCGCGACTGGTGCAGGCACCCGCAGGCAAGCCCGTGGGCGCGCTCGTTGCGAACGGCGAAGTGGCGCTGGGCTTTCAGCAACTCAGCGAGCTGATTCATCTGGACGGCATCGACGTGCTGCACCCGCTGCCCGACGGCACGCGCGTGACCACGGTGTTTTCCGGTGCCGTGGTGCGCGGCAGCTCGCAAGCGCAGGAGGCCACAAGACTGTTGGCATTTCTGGCATCGCCCGGCACGGCTTTTATCAAACAACAGCAGGGCATGCAGCAGCCTGCGTGA
- a CDS encoding MFS transporter translates to MNPTDKSINVQTLLNESRITAYQWATYALCFFIVLLDGFDTAMIGYIAPSLIQEWGVSKPALGPVLSAALFGLAAGAISAGPMADRLGRKRVLVGSVFLFGVACLASAFSAGIEQLTILRFITGLGLGAAMPNAVTLTSEYCPESRRSMLTNAMFCGFPLGGFLAAWMIPNFGWRSVLMLGGIAPLVLGVLLFVILPESVRYMVVKRWPVERIRAVLARIAGNKVLAAESFHLQEASSAEKPAGSGMGVMLSRQYRVGSVMLWLAYFMGLVVFYALMNWMPILFKDAGIEPRTATLIAALFPLGGVGAIFFGWLMDRYNANRVIALGYALTAVSIWAIGQVVGNVGWLMTVVFVAGTIMNTAQSSMPALAAAFYPTQGRATGVAWMLGIGRFGGIAGSFLVAELTVRHLSAEAIFTVVAVPGLIALVALLVKEFAHPASAASAGSERDRNSAAIASH, encoded by the coding sequence ATGAACCCAACAGACAAATCCATCAACGTGCAGACCTTGCTCAACGAGTCGCGCATCACCGCGTACCAGTGGGCCACGTATGCGCTGTGTTTTTTCATCGTTCTGCTCGACGGATTCGACACGGCGATGATCGGCTACATCGCGCCGTCGCTGATTCAGGAATGGGGTGTGAGCAAACCCGCGCTCGGTCCGGTGCTCAGCGCCGCGCTGTTCGGGCTGGCGGCGGGTGCGATTTCTGCAGGGCCGATGGCCGACCGACTGGGACGCAAGCGCGTGCTGGTTGGATCGGTGTTTCTGTTCGGCGTGGCATGTCTGGCGTCAGCGTTTTCAGCAGGCATTGAACAACTGACGATTTTGCGATTCATCACCGGGCTGGGTCTGGGTGCGGCGATGCCGAATGCGGTCACGTTGACGAGCGAATACTGCCCCGAGTCGCGCCGTTCGATGCTCACCAATGCGATGTTCTGCGGCTTTCCGCTGGGTGGCTTTCTGGCTGCCTGGATGATTCCCAACTTCGGCTGGCGCAGCGTGCTGATGCTGGGCGGCATCGCGCCGTTGGTGCTGGGTGTGCTGCTGTTCGTGATCCTGCCCGAGTCGGTGCGCTACATGGTGGTCAAGCGCTGGCCGGTCGAGCGCATCCGTGCCGTGCTGGCGCGCATTGCGGGCAACAAGGTTCTGGCGGCTGAGTCCTTTCATCTGCAGGAAGCCAGTTCTGCGGAGAAGCCTGCGGGCAGCGGCATGGGCGTGATGTTGTCTCGCCAGTACCGCGTGGGTTCGGTCATGCTGTGGCTGGCGTATTTCATGGGGTTGGTGGTGTTCTACGCGCTCATGAACTGGATGCCGATTCTGTTCAAGGACGCGGGCATCGAGCCGCGTACCGCCACCTTGATCGCTGCGCTGTTTCCGCTCGGCGGTGTGGGTGCCATCTTCTTTGGCTGGCTCATGGACCGCTACAACGCCAACCGCGTGATCGCGCTCGGATATGCGCTCACGGCCGTGTCCATCTGGGCCATCGGTCAGGTCGTGGGCAACGTCGGCTGGCTGATGACGGTGGTGTTCGTCGCCGGAACCATCATGAACACGGCGCAGTCGTCCATGCCCGCACTGGCCGCTGCCTTCTATCCCACGCAGGGACGCGCAACGGGCGTGGCCTGGATGCTGGGCATCGGGCGATTCGGCGGCATTGCCGGTTCGTTTCTCGTGGCCGAACTCACCGTGCGTCATCTGAGCGCTGAAGCCATCTTCACTGTGGTTGCGGTGCCGGGGTTGATCGCACTGGTGGCTTTGCTGGTCAAGGAGTTTGCACATCCCGCGTCTGCTGCGTCCGCTGGGTCGGAGCGCGACAGGAACTCCGCAGCTATCGCATCGCATTGA
- a CDS encoding amidohydrolase family protein, with the protein MHDQATEFTKTPGWLDWYAGPAKPKFKLPAGSVDAHCHVFGPGAQFPYAPERKYTPCDASREQLFALRDHLGFARNVIVQATCHGSDNSALVDACVAAKGKARGVATVRRGISDVQLKVLHAAGVRGVRFNFVKRLVDFTPKDELQEIASRISELGWHVVVYFEAADLPELWDFFSGLPTTVVVDHMGRPDVSKGVDSEEFALFLRFMREHPNVWSKVTCPERLSVSGPTALNGEQSAYRDVVPFARRIVEEFPDRVLWGTDWPHPNLKDHMPDDGLLVDFIPSIAPTPQLQKKLLVDNPMRLYWPEEVR; encoded by the coding sequence ATGCACGATCAAGCCACCGAATTCACCAAGACGCCGGGTTGGCTGGACTGGTACGCGGGCCCGGCCAAACCGAAGTTCAAGCTGCCTGCGGGCAGTGTCGACGCGCACTGCCATGTGTTCGGTCCGGGCGCGCAGTTTCCTTATGCACCCGAGCGCAAATACACGCCCTGCGACGCGAGCCGCGAGCAGTTGTTCGCGCTGCGTGATCACTTGGGATTTGCACGCAATGTGATCGTGCAGGCCACCTGTCACGGCTCGGACAACAGTGCGCTGGTCGATGCGTGCGTGGCCGCCAAGGGCAAGGCACGCGGCGTGGCCACCGTGCGGCGCGGCATCAGCGATGTGCAGTTGAAAGTGCTGCATGCAGCGGGCGTGCGCGGAGTGCGCTTCAACTTCGTGAAGCGGCTGGTGGACTTCACGCCCAAGGACGAGCTGCAGGAAATCGCAAGCCGCATCAGCGAACTGGGCTGGCATGTGGTGGTCTATTTCGAAGCAGCCGATCTGCCCGAACTGTGGGACTTCTTCTCGGGTCTGCCGACCACGGTGGTCGTCGATCACATGGGTCGCCCGGATGTGAGCAAGGGCGTGGACAGCGAGGAGTTCGCGCTGTTCCTGCGCTTCATGCGCGAGCATCCGAATGTGTGGAGCAAGGTGACTTGCCCCGAGCGGCTTTCGGTGTCCGGCCCCACGGCATTGAACGGTGAGCAGAGCGCGTATCGCGATGTGGTTCCGTTTGCGCGCCGCATCGTCGAGGAGTTTCCCGATCGCGTGCTGTGGGGCACCGACTGGCCGCATCCCAACCTCAAGGATCACATGCCGGACGATGGCTTGCTGGTGGACTTCATTCCGTCGATTGCGCCCACGCCGCAGTTGCAGAAAAAGCTGCTGGTGGACAACCCGATGCGCCTTTACTGGCCTGAGGAAGTACGATGA
- the ligA gene encoding protocatechuate 4,5-dioxygenase subunit alpha: protein MSLEKPYLDIPGTIIFDAEQSRKGYWLNQFCMSLMKADNRARFKANERAYLDEWQMTEEQKQAVMKRDLNWCMRTGGNIYFLAKIGATDGLSFQQMAGSMTGLTEEQYRDMMINGGRSIEGNRHLGENGDAQPARQTNNN from the coding sequence ATGTCTCTTGAAAAGCCTTATCTGGACATTCCAGGCACCATCATTTTCGACGCCGAGCAAAGCCGCAAGGGTTACTGGCTCAACCAGTTCTGCATGTCGCTCATGAAGGCGGACAACCGCGCACGATTCAAAGCGAATGAACGCGCTTATCTCGACGAATGGCAGATGACCGAAGAGCAGAAGCAGGCGGTCATGAAGCGCGATCTGAACTGGTGCATGCGCACCGGCGGCAACATTTATTTCCTCGCCAAGATCGGCGCGACCGACGGCCTGAGCTTTCAGCAGATGGCGGGCTCGATGACCGGCCTGACCGAAGAGCAGTACCGCGACATGATGATCAACGGTGGCCGAAGCATCGAAGGCAATCGCCATCTTGGCGAAAACGGCGACGCGCAGCCCGCGCGCCAGACCAACAACAACTGA
- a CDS encoding class III extradiol dioxygenase subunit beta, whose translation MARITASVYTSHVPAIGAAMDLGKDQEPYWQKVFSGYDESRQWMKDEKPDVIFLVYNDHANAFSLDMIPTFAIGTAAEFQPADEGWGPRPVPPVKGHPQLASHIAHSVIQDDFDLTIVNRMDVDHGLTVPLSLMCGKLDPVKDAWPCPVIPFAVNVVQYPVPSGKRCFQLGQAIRRAIESYDEPLKVQIWGTGGMSHQLQGSRAGLINAEWDNAFLDRLIADPADLSTMPHVDYVREAGSEGIELVMWLIARGAMADVAGGKAPKVRHRFFHVPASNTAVGHLILEN comes from the coding sequence GTGGCACGCATTACCGCTTCCGTATACACATCGCATGTTCCAGCCATCGGCGCCGCCATGGATCTGGGCAAGGACCAGGAGCCGTACTGGCAGAAGGTCTTCTCGGGCTATGACGAGTCCCGCCAGTGGATGAAGGACGAAAAGCCCGACGTGATCTTTCTGGTCTACAACGACCACGCGAACGCCTTCAGCCTGGACATGATTCCCACCTTCGCCATCGGCACGGCAGCAGAGTTTCAGCCAGCGGACGAGGGCTGGGGGCCGCGTCCGGTGCCTCCGGTGAAGGGCCATCCGCAACTCGCAAGCCACATTGCGCACAGCGTGATTCAAGACGATTTCGACCTGACCATCGTGAACCGGATGGATGTCGATCACGGCCTCACTGTGCCGCTGTCGCTGATGTGCGGAAAGCTCGATCCGGTGAAGGACGCGTGGCCTTGCCCGGTGATTCCGTTTGCGGTGAACGTGGTGCAGTACCCGGTGCCGAGCGGCAAGCGCTGCTTCCAGTTGGGGCAGGCGATTCGCCGCGCCATCGAGTCGTATGACGAACCGCTCAAGGTGCAGATCTGGGGCACGGGCGGCATGAGCCACCAGTTGCAGGGATCGCGCGCGGGGCTGATCAACGCGGAGTGGGACAACGCGTTCCTCGACCGCCTGATCGCCGATCCGGCCGATCTGTCCACCATGCCGCATGTCGACTATGTGCGCGAGGCGGGCTCCGAAGGCATTGAACTCGTGATGTGGCTGATCGCGCGCGGCGCGATGGCCGATGTGGCCGGTGGCAAGGCACCCAAGGTGCGCCATCGCTTCTTCCATGTCCCGGCATCGAACACGGCCGTGGGACATCTGATTCTGGAGAACTGA